The DNA sequence AGCTGTTCGTGGTGCGGTTCGAGCATGACCGCTGCACGGTGAGCGCCGACAGTTCCGGGGCGTTGCTGCACCGCCGCGGATATCGGCAGGCGGTGGCGAAGGCGCCGATGCGCGAGACGCTCGCGGCGGCCATGCTGAGCGCCGCCCGCTACGACGTGCGGCAGCCGCTGGTGGATCCGTTCTGCGGGTCAGGGACGCTGTTGATCGAGGCGGCGATGATGGCGCGGCGTATCGCGCCGGGGTCGTGGCGCAGCTTTGCGGCCGAGCGGTGGCCCGAAGTGCCGGCTGAGGCGTGGGCACGGCAGCGCGCACAGGCCGCCGAGCAGGTACTGCCGAAGGCGCCGGCGGCGATCATCGGGGCCGACCGCGATGCCGGCGCCGTCGCGGCGGCGATTGCCAACGCCGAGCGCGCGGGCGTGCGCGCCGACCTCGAGGTGCTGCAGCGCCCGCTGGCGGCGACGCAGTTGCCGCCGGGCCCGGGGCTGCTCATCACGAATCCGCCCTACGGCGTGCGCGTGAGCGAACGCGGACCGCTGCGCGACCTGTACGCGACGCTGGGCCGTGTGCTGCGCGAGCAGGGGCGTGGCTGGCGCTTCGCGATGCTCAGTGCTGACCGTGCGCTCGATGGGCACACGGGGCTGCGGTTCACCGAGCGGTTGCGCACGAGCAACGGTGGGATTCCGGTGCGCGTGGTGGAAGCGCAGGGCTAGGCGGGCGTCGCATGCGCGACGCCCGCCCATGCCTCAGAACTGAAAGCCGACGGCGAGGTTGATGTGATGGGCCTTCTGCCGCGCCGCGTCGCGATACGCGGTCCGGATGCGGCGGTACTCAAGGCCGAAGAGCAACGGGCCTGTCGGTGTCCACTGCGCGTGCAGCGCATCCACGTCGTTGCGGATCCGCGCCGAGACCGCGGGCACGTCGTCGACGTTCGCGGCATCCACGCCGCTACCGATGCCAAGGACCCAGCGCGCGTTCGGACGCAGGTTGAGCTGGCCCCAGCCACCGCGCGCGCGCACGGGACGCCCGTCGTCCGAGAACCCCTGGCCGATGCCACCGCCGCCGAGACCGCTGAGGAGCTGGCCATCGAAGGCCTCGCCGCGGAACTCGAAGATGCCGAGGAAGGGCACGCTCGCGCTGACGGCAATCGCCTCACTGTGCCGTTCCACCGAGTCCGCCTGCGCCCTCGCGCGGCCGCGATGCACGCCGATGCCGACCTCGGCGGCGGACTCCTCGCTGCCCCAGCGGGCGCTAAGTCGCGCCTGCAGCGACGGCATGCGCGAGCGTTCGGCGGCGTCGAAGCTGGTGTTGAAGGCGGTCTGTGCGGTGATCGGCGTGGGTGCGAGCACGGCGCCTTGGAAGGCGACGCGCACGGCGCCTGGTGATTCGACGGTCGCGCGGATCTGCGGCAACCACAGCCAGAGATTGCCCGCGGTCGTGAATCCTGGCGTGCCGACCGACGCGAGACTCACGGGATCGATGTCGGCGATCAATGGCGTCTCCTGCCCCGCCATGAGCGTGACGCGATTCCACGCCAGCGTGGCGCGTGCCGTCCGTAGGCGCAGCAACGGGAAGTGTCGGCCGCCCGTGCTCGCGACCTGGCCGCCGAAGAAGTCCACGTCGAGGTCGCCGGTGAAGTGCGCTCCGACGACGTCCGGGGCGGTGACGGCGAAGCCGAGCATCGTCTGGCGCATCGTGATCGTGCCGCCGCCCGGTCGTTGCTCCGGCAGTGTCGCGGCGGCGACGAGCGGGACATCCACGTTGTTGGTGCGGCCGCTCGTGAACAGGGAGTTCATGAGCACGCGCCCGCGCAGTTCCAGCGCCGCGCGCGAGCGGGTGCGCACCGCGGTGCCCGCTTCAGTGGCGAGCTGCTCGCGCAGCATCTCGATGGTGGCTTCGAGGTCCTCGAGGCGCTGCCGCAGGGAGTCGACGGCCGGTGGAGTCGGATCCTGCGCTTGCGCCGGTGTGACTGACGTCACGAGCGCGAACGCGAGGGCTGCGCCGCGCATTATGTTCTGGGCAGCGTGCGCCGAGCGCGCGCGGGCAGGTGTCGACCGGAGGGACGCGTGATGCATCGAGACGGATCCACGAAAGGCGTGAAGGTGCGGCGACTGGCCCTGCTCTGCGGAGCGCTGCCGGCGCTCGTGGCGTGGGTATCGCGACCGGCGACGGCGCAGGGTGTCGTCGAGGGCCGCGTGAGCATCACCGAGCGCGCGGGTGAGTCGACGGAGGACCTCGGCAACACCATTATCTACCTCGTGCGCAGCGGCAGTGCCACCGCGCGGCGTGGCGCGGCCGACGCCACCATCGCGATGAACGGCCGCGCGTTCGTGCCGCGCGTGCGTGTGGTGCCGGTGGGCAGCAAGGTGAGCTTCCCCAACCAGGATCCGTTCAGCCACAACGTGTTCTCGACGTCGCCGTTGGCGCGCTTCGACCTCGGGCTGTATCCGTCGGGGCGCTCGCGCGACGTGACGTTCCGGCGGGCGGGCGTGGTGCCGATCTACTGCAACATCCATCCGCGCATGACCTCGTTCGTGCTGGCGGTGGATACGCCGTACTACACGCAGGTCGGCGAGGACGGGCGCTGGCGCATCCCGAACGTGCCGGCGGGCGAGTATACCGTGCACATCTGGCATGAGCGCGCGACGCCGGTCGAGCGGCCGCTGACGGTCGTGGCGAGCGGCAATCCGTCGTTCGACGTCACGCTCGACGCCCGCGGCTTCCGCTTCGTGCAGCACCGCAACAAGTTCGGTCGCGAGTACGACCGCAGCGGCCCCAACCGCTACTAGCGCCTCCTCGCCGCTGCCCAGCGGTCCCCCTTTCGCCCTCTCCTCCGTGGCTTCGCGCGGCCTTTCGCTTTCGGTCAAGATCTTCATCGGCATCTCGGTGGTCGTGCTCGTCGTCCTCGGCGCGACGCTGGCGATCACGGCGCGCTCGGCGCGCACGGCGGCCGAGGCGAGCGTGGCGCGCGTGGGCGCCGCGGCGCAGCTCGCGCTGGACGCCCAGATCGGCGGTCGTTTCAAGGGGCTGATCGGTTCGGCCCGCACGTTCACGAACAACGGCGTGTTCCGGGACCAGGTGCGGCAGGGCATCGTCGCCGACCTGTTGGACCAGGCGAACGTCGCGGCCGACGCGGTGGGCGCGGATTGGGTGCAGATCACGGACGGGCAGGGTACGCGGCTGGCGAAGAGCGACGATCCCGACGCGCCGGCCGAGTCATTGGCGTCCTCGCCGTCCATCGGCGGCGCGCTCGAAGGCAACGAGATCGACGCGTTCGGCATCTGGGACGACACGCTGCTCTTCCAAGCCGCCGTGGTGCCGATCGAGGACAACGGCGTGGTGTATGGCGCGCTGATGGCGGTCAGCTACATCACCGACGAGTTCGCCCGTCAGGTGAAGCAGTCGGCGGCCGACGCCGTGGATGTGGTGTTCTATGCCCTCGATGACGCGGGCGTCCCGCACGTCAACGCGTCGACACTGGACCGGGCGGACCTGACGCCGGCGCTGCTCGAGAAGCTCCACGGCGTCGCCAGCGCCGAGGGCGATGTGATGCGCGCGGATGTCGACATCGCCGGCACGGACTACGTGGCGCTCGGTGGCATCCTCCAATCGGCCGGTGGCGCTCCGCTGGGTGGTTACGTGCTGCTGCGCAACCGCGATGCCGAGTTTGCGCTGTTCCGGCAGTTGGAGCGCACGATCCTCCTGAGCGGCGCGCTTGGCCTGCTGGCCGCGTTCCTGTTCTCGCTCTTGGTGGCGCGCTGGGTGACGCGGCCCGTCACGAAGCTCGCCGACGCCGCGATGCGCGCCTCGGACGGCGACTACAACGCCGAGATCACCGCGGCGTCAAAGGACGAGATCGGCGCGCTGGCCTCGGCGTTCCGCCGCCTGCTCGGCGACTTGAAGGAGAAGCAGCAGCTCGTGGAGTTCCTTTCGGGCGCCGGAGACGACGCCAAGACCGTGCAGCTCAACGCCGCTGCGCTGACCGGGACGCAGGCGAATCGCGCGGCGGCGGCGGGGCTCGTCCCCGGCAGCACCTTCGCCAACCGCTACGAGGTGAAGGAGATTCTCGGCCAGGGCGGCATGGGCACGGTGTTCAAGGCGGTGGACCGCGAGCTCGGCGAGGCGATCGCCATCAAGACGCTCAAGCCGGACTTCCTCAAGGAGGATCCGACGGCGCTCGAGCGGTTCAAGAGCGAAATCCGCCTCGCGCGGAAGATCTCGCACCGCAACGTCGTGCGCACGCATGACATCGGCGAGCGCGACGGCCTGTACTTCATCACGATGGAGTACGTCGAGGGCACGTCGCTGAAGCAGCTGATCCGCTCGCGCGGCAAGTTGCCGATCGCCGTGGCGCTGAGCGTCGGCAAGCAGTTGGCGCGTGCGTTGGAGGTCGCGCACGAGCAGGGCATCATCCACCGCGACATCAAGCCGCAGAACATGGTGGTCGAGCCCGACGGCGTGCTGAAGGTCATGGACTTCGGCATCGCGCGACTGGCCTCGCGGCCGCAGGAGAGCGGCGTGACGCAGGCGGGGGCGATCATCGGCACGCCGGAGTACATGGCGCCCGAGCAGGTGACGGGCGAGCCGGTGGATCAGCGCGTGGACATCTACGCGATGGGCGCGGTGCTGTACGAGTGCGTGACCGGCCGCACGCCGCTCACGGCGGACACGCCGTATCAGATGATTGCGCGGCTGCTCGAGGACACGCCGGACGCGCCGCGGGCGTACAACGCGGAGCTGCCGGCGGCCTTCGACGCGCTGATCGTGCAGATGCTGGCCAAGAAGGCGGATGCACGGCCGCAGACGGCGCTCGAGGTGCACGACCGGCTGGCGGAAATCGGGTAGCGATTCCGCCTCGGCCGGGCCGGATTCCGCGCGCGAAATCATTAGATTTGGGGCATGGCACAGGACACGCCCCCCATCGCCAGCGTCTTCAACGACGCTTACGCCGCCGAGCAGTTCGAGCGCTACCGCCAGGACCCCGCGTCCGTGGAGGAATCGTGGCGCCAGTTCTTCCGCTTCGCCGAAGAAGCGATGGGCCGCGGCCCGTCGTCGGGCGGCGGTGACGACTACGCGCGCATCGTCGCGGGCGCGGCGCGCTACACGACGGCCATCCGCTACTACGGCCACATGGCGGTGCAGCTGGATCCGCTCGGCAGTCCGCCGCCGGGTGCCGAGGAGCTGACGCCGGAGTTCCACGGCATCACCGAGGCGGAACTCGAGCTGGTCTCGGGCGCCTCGCTGGGCTGGCCGCATCTCGCCACGGCGAAGGACGTGGCCGAGCGGCTGCGGAAGCGTTACATGCGCCACCTCGCCGTGGAAGTCGGGCACCTCGGCTCCGACGAGGAGCGCACGTGGTTCCGCCAGCTCTTCACGGAGGAGCAGCTGACGCGGCCGCTCACGGTGGAGGAGAAGCAGCAGGTGCTGCGTCGCCTCACGGAGGTGGACGGCTTCGAGCGCTTCCTCGGCCGCACCTTCGTGGGCTACAAGCGTTTCTCGATCGAGGGCACGGACGCGCTGGTGCCGATGCTCGACACGGCGATCAGCGAGAGCGCGGCGCATGGGGCGGAGCACGTGGCGATCTCGATGGCGCACCGCGGCCGCATCTCCGTGCTCGGGCACGTGATGGGCAAGCCGCTGCCGCACATCCTCGGCGAGTTCCAGGGCAAGCACGGGCATCTCGCGGATGCGTCCACGGGCGACGTGAAGTACCACCTCGGCTTCGAGAACGTGCGCGAGGTCAACGGCAAGCGCGTGAAGCTCTCGCTGGTGCCGAACCCCAGCCACCTGGAGATCGTGAACCCGGTGCTGCAGGGCGCGGCGCGCGCATGGCAGCGTGACGCGCAGGACCGTGCGCAGCGTGACGAGAGCAAGGTGGTGCCGGTGTGCATCCACGGCGACGCGGCGTTCCCGGGCGAGGGCATCGTGCCGGAGACGTTCAACCTGTCGCGGCTGCGCGCGTACCGCGTCGGCGGCACGCTGCACATCATCGTGAACAACCAGATCGGCTTCACCACGGATCCCATCGACTCGCGCTCGACGCACTATGCGTCGGACATCGCGAAGGGCTTCGAGATGCCGATCATCCACGTGAACGCCGACAACGCCGAGGCCTGCGTCGTCGCGATGCGCATCGCGGTGGCGTACCGCGCGCGCTTCAAGAAGGACTTCTTGATCGACCTCGTGGGCTACCGCCGCTGGGGCCACAACGAGGGCGACGAGCCGACGTACACGCAGCCGCAGCTCTACGAGAAGGTGAAGGCGCATCCGACGCCGCGGCAGGTGTTCGCCAAGCGCATGGTCACCGAGGGCGTGGTGACGGAGGCGCAGGTGGAGGCGCTCGATAAGGACGTCGCGGCCGTGTTCCAGGCGGCGTACGAGGAGTCGAAGGCCCCCGACGCGCCGCATCACCCGCATCCGGTGGAGGCGACGTCGGCGTCGGCGCCGACGGCCGTCGCGGCGGACCGGCTCAAGGGCTGGAACGAGGCGCTGCTCACCTACCCGAGCGACTTCACGCCGCATCCGCGGCTCGCCAAGCAGCTCGAGCGTCGCCGTGAGGCACTGAGCGGCGAACCCGCGATCGATTGGGGGCATGCGGAGCAACTGGCCTTCGCGAGCATCCTCGCCGAAGGCACGCACATCCGCATGAGCGGCCAGGACGTGGAGCGCGGGACGTTCTCGCACCGCCACGCCGTGCTCAACGACGTGAATACGGGCCGCAAGTACGCGCCCCTCGCGGCGCTGCCGAATGCAAAGGGCACGTTCGAGGCTTACAACTCGGCGCTGAGCGAACTCGCCGTCCTCGGCTTCGAGTACGGCTTCAGCGTCGCGGCCAAGGACACGCTCACGCTCTGGGAAGGCCAGTTCGGCGACTTCGCGAATATGGCGCAGCCGATGATCGACCAGTTCATCGTGAGCGACCGCGCGAAGTGGGCGCAGGACTCGGGGCTGGTCATGCTCCTCCCGCACGGCTACGAGGGCCAGGGGCCGGAGCATTCGAGCGCGCGGCTCGAGCGCTTCCTGCAGATGTGCGCCGAGAGCAACATGCGCGTGGCGTATCCGAGCTCGCCGGCGCAGTACTTCCACATCCTGCGTCGCCAGGTGAAGCTGGCGCGGAGACCATTGGTCCTCATGCAGCCGAAGTCGCTGCTGCGCCTCGCGCAGGCGTCGAGCACGGTGAAGGACCTGAGCGAAGGCGCGTTCCGTCCGGTGATCGACGACCCGAAGGGCGCCGAGAAGCGGCAGGCGGTGAAGCGCCTGATCTTCTGCACGGGCAAGGTCTACTACGACCTGCTCGCGGCGGGGATCCCGGAGAGCGTGGCAGTGGTGCGGGTCGAGGAACTGTATCCGTGGCCGCACGAGGAGATCGCGCGCACGGTGGACCTGTACCCGCACATCGACGAAGTCGCCTGGGTGCAGGAAGAGCCGAAGAACATGGGCGCGTGGACCTTCGTGGCACCGCGCCTGCGCGTGTCGACGGGCAATGCGCTGGTGATCCGCTACTACGGCCGTCCGGAGCGGGCGAGCCCGGCGGAGGGCTATCCGTCGGCGCACACGGAGGAGCAGACGCGCATCGTGACCGAGGCGCTGTCGGCGCCGGTG is a window from the Pseudogemmatithrix spongiicola genome containing:
- a CDS encoding THUMP domain-containing class I SAM-dependent RNA methyltransferase, giving the protein MTYDAWAVAAPGLEPLLEAELRTLGFADAAASTGGVRFACDASGLARANLQSRLASRVVVRLATFKALAFHELERAARRVEWTRMLGPNASYRLRVTAKKSRLYHSDAIAQRVAEAIERAVPGARRVDGPAKDEDEPLDDTPHALGVAADAASAQLFVVRFEHDRCTVSADSSGALLHRRGYRQAVAKAPMRETLAAAMLSAARYDVRQPLVDPFCGSGTLLIEAAMMARRIAPGSWRSFAAERWPEVPAEAWARQRAQAAEQVLPKAPAAIIGADRDAGAVAAAIANAERAGVRADLEVLQRPLAATQLPPGPGLLITNPPYGVRVSERGPLRDLYATLGRVLREQGRGWRFAMLSADRALDGHTGLRFTERLRTSNGGIPVRVVEAQG
- a CDS encoding carboxypeptidase regulatory-like domain-containing protein — encoded protein: MHRDGSTKGVKVRRLALLCGALPALVAWVSRPATAQGVVEGRVSITERAGESTEDLGNTIIYLVRSGSATARRGAADATIAMNGRAFVPRVRVVPVGSKVSFPNQDPFSHNVFSTSPLARFDLGLYPSGRSRDVTFRRAGVVPIYCNIHPRMTSFVLAVDTPYYTQVGEDGRWRIPNVPAGEYTVHIWHERATPVERPLTVVASGNPSFDVTLDARGFRFVQHRNKFGREYDRSGPNRY
- a CDS encoding protein kinase domain-containing protein, which gives rise to MASRGLSLSVKIFIGISVVVLVVLGATLAITARSARTAAEASVARVGAAAQLALDAQIGGRFKGLIGSARTFTNNGVFRDQVRQGIVADLLDQANVAADAVGADWVQITDGQGTRLAKSDDPDAPAESLASSPSIGGALEGNEIDAFGIWDDTLLFQAAVVPIEDNGVVYGALMAVSYITDEFARQVKQSAADAVDVVFYALDDAGVPHVNASTLDRADLTPALLEKLHGVASAEGDVMRADVDIAGTDYVALGGILQSAGGAPLGGYVLLRNRDAEFALFRQLERTILLSGALGLLAAFLFSLLVARWVTRPVTKLADAAMRASDGDYNAEITAASKDEIGALASAFRRLLGDLKEKQQLVEFLSGAGDDAKTVQLNAAALTGTQANRAAAAGLVPGSTFANRYEVKEILGQGGMGTVFKAVDRELGEAIAIKTLKPDFLKEDPTALERFKSEIRLARKISHRNVVRTHDIGERDGLYFITMEYVEGTSLKQLIRSRGKLPIAVALSVGKQLARALEVAHEQGIIHRDIKPQNMVVEPDGVLKVMDFGIARLASRPQESGVTQAGAIIGTPEYMAPEQVTGEPVDQRVDIYAMGAVLYECVTGRTPLTADTPYQMIARLLEDTPDAPRAYNAELPAAFDALIVQMLAKKADARPQTALEVHDRLAEIG
- a CDS encoding 2-oxoglutarate dehydrogenase E1 component — its product is MAQDTPPIASVFNDAYAAEQFERYRQDPASVEESWRQFFRFAEEAMGRGPSSGGGDDYARIVAGAARYTTAIRYYGHMAVQLDPLGSPPPGAEELTPEFHGITEAELELVSGASLGWPHLATAKDVAERLRKRYMRHLAVEVGHLGSDEERTWFRQLFTEEQLTRPLTVEEKQQVLRRLTEVDGFERFLGRTFVGYKRFSIEGTDALVPMLDTAISESAAHGAEHVAISMAHRGRISVLGHVMGKPLPHILGEFQGKHGHLADASTGDVKYHLGFENVREVNGKRVKLSLVPNPSHLEIVNPVLQGAARAWQRDAQDRAQRDESKVVPVCIHGDAAFPGEGIVPETFNLSRLRAYRVGGTLHIIVNNQIGFTTDPIDSRSTHYASDIAKGFEMPIIHVNADNAEACVVAMRIAVAYRARFKKDFLIDLVGYRRWGHNEGDEPTYTQPQLYEKVKAHPTPRQVFAKRMVTEGVVTEAQVEALDKDVAAVFQAAYEESKAPDAPHHPHPVEATSASAPTAVAADRLKGWNEALLTYPSDFTPHPRLAKQLERRREALSGEPAIDWGHAEQLAFASILAEGTHIRMSGQDVERGTFSHRHAVLNDVNTGRKYAPLAALPNAKGTFEAYNSALSELAVLGFEYGFSVAAKDTLTLWEGQFGDFANMAQPMIDQFIVSDRAKWAQDSGLVMLLPHGYEGQGPEHSSARLERFLQMCAESNMRVAYPSSPAQYFHILRRQVKLARRPLVLMQPKSLLRLAQASSTVKDLSEGAFRPVIDDPKGAEKRQAVKRLIFCTGKVYYDLLAAGIPESVAVVRVEELYPWPHEEIARTVDLYPHIDEVAWVQEEPKNMGAWTFVAPRLRVSTGNALVIRYYGRPERASPAEGYPSAHTEEQTRIVTEALSAPVRHTGARRVTAMSMKAP